A window of the Gordonia humi genome harbors these coding sequences:
- a CDS encoding GNAT family N-acetyltransferase — MSAVELDARVLDDPFTVALRGPQAGLARTVGRISTFLSDVSVFYGHPRETTAQDYTDLAELGGPGNTVSLRDRRTPLPESGFTSVATFDLVQYRGDAVTPAADPELVELTVDDVPEMTSLVELTEPGPFLPRTIEMGTYLGYREPSTGRLLAMAGQRLHLPGWREISAVCTHPDARGRGLARRLVAAVAQATVDAGDAPFLHTTADNPARGLYEKMGFTLTSEVSLEILRVE; from the coding sequence ATGAGTGCGGTGGAGCTCGACGCCCGCGTCCTCGACGACCCGTTCACCGTCGCACTCCGCGGTCCGCAAGCCGGCCTCGCGCGCACGGTCGGTCGCATCTCGACGTTCCTCTCGGACGTCTCGGTGTTCTACGGCCATCCCCGCGAGACGACCGCTCAGGATTACACCGATCTGGCCGAACTCGGCGGACCCGGCAACACCGTCTCGCTACGGGACCGTCGGACGCCGCTGCCCGAGAGCGGTTTCACATCCGTCGCGACCTTCGACCTCGTGCAGTACCGGGGCGATGCCGTGACACCGGCCGCCGACCCCGAGCTGGTCGAACTGACCGTCGACGACGTCCCCGAGATGACCTCTCTGGTCGAACTGACCGAACCGGGCCCCTTCCTGCCGCGCACCATCGAGATGGGCACGTACCTCGGCTATCGCGAACCGAGCACGGGCCGACTGCTCGCGATGGCCGGACAGCGACTTCACCTGCCCGGGTGGCGCGAGATCAGCGCCGTCTGCACGCATCCCGACGCCCGCGGCCGCGGTCTCGCGCGCCGGCTGGTGGCGGCCGTCGCGCAGGCGACCGTCGATGCCGGGGACGCTCCGTTCCTGCACACGACGGCCGACAATCCCGCGCGTGGCCTGTACGAGAAGATGGGCTTCACCCTCACCTCCGAGGTGAGCCTGGAGATACTACGAGTCGAGTGA
- a CDS encoding dienelactone hydrolase family protein, producing the protein MSAPLPPALDGFERREFAHEGIDHHYYRRGDGPAVIVIPEIPGITPKVADFARRVTAAGFTVFVPSLFGVDGAEPNPAGLADAPRAGVGMIRSLGRVCVSREFTIFATGQTSRVVDWLRALARSAHAECGGPGAGAIGMCVTGGFALAMSVDDTMLAPVLSQPSLPFGITPSRRRTIDISPADLACVRARCENEGLEVLGARFDGDLLSPGGRFEFLRRELGDEFIGVELPDEAADPDAALPPHSVVTEHLIDEPGEPTRDALDQIIDFFRRKLAVA; encoded by the coding sequence ATGAGTGCACCCCTGCCGCCCGCGCTCGACGGATTCGAACGACGCGAGTTCGCTCATGAGGGGATCGACCACCACTACTATCGCCGCGGCGACGGTCCCGCGGTGATCGTGATCCCGGAGATCCCCGGGATCACACCGAAGGTCGCCGATTTCGCACGCCGCGTCACGGCGGCGGGCTTCACCGTCTTCGTACCGTCGTTGTTCGGCGTCGACGGTGCCGAACCCAATCCCGCGGGTCTCGCCGATGCGCCGCGAGCCGGGGTCGGGATGATCCGCTCCCTCGGACGCGTCTGCGTGAGCCGCGAGTTCACCATCTTCGCCACCGGGCAGACCTCACGGGTCGTCGACTGGCTGCGCGCCCTGGCCCGCTCCGCGCACGCCGAGTGCGGCGGACCCGGCGCGGGCGCGATCGGCATGTGCGTGACGGGCGGCTTCGCCCTGGCCATGTCGGTCGACGACACCATGCTCGCGCCGGTGCTGTCGCAACCGTCGTTGCCGTTCGGCATCACGCCGAGTCGGCGTCGGACCATCGACATATCCCCGGCCGACCTCGCCTGCGTGCGCGCACGCTGTGAGAACGAGGGGCTGGAGGTGCTCGGTGCGAGGTTCGACGGCGATCTGCTGTCCCCCGGCGGTCGCTTCGAGTTCTTGCGCCGCGAACTCGGCGACGAGTTCATCGGCGTGGAACTGCCCGACGAGGCGGCCGACCCCGATGCCGCGCTCCCGCCGCATTCGGTGGTGACCGAGCATCTGATCGACGAGCCGGGCGAACCGACCCGCGACGCGTTGGATCAGATCATCGACTTCTTCCGCCGGAAGCTCGCCGTCGCATGA
- a CDS encoding nitroreductase family deazaflavin-dependent oxidoreductase → MRVPRFVARANKFVTNPIQGLWAGRIAPWAVVEHIGRVSDNRYETPVLAYVDDGRLSIALNYGADADWVRNVLAAGRFTLVRRGRRLDVAGLRVIPSDSPDVVRSARFSAKVADQVLYGRVVSAA, encoded by the coding sequence GTGAGAGTCCCCCGTTTCGTAGCCCGCGCAAACAAGTTCGTGACGAATCCGATCCAGGGCCTGTGGGCGGGACGGATCGCGCCGTGGGCGGTCGTCGAACACATCGGCCGAGTGTCGGACAACCGATACGAGACGCCCGTCCTGGCGTACGTGGACGACGGGCGCCTGTCGATCGCACTGAACTACGGCGCCGACGCCGACTGGGTCCGCAACGTGCTCGCCGCGGGCCGGTTCACGCTGGTCCGCCGGGGTCGGCGCCTCGACGTCGCCGGGCTCCGCGTGATTCCGTCCGATTCACCCGACGTGGTGCGGTCGGCACGGTTCTCGGCCAAGGTCGCCGATCAGGTGCTGTACGGCCGGGTGGTGTCGGCCGCATGA